The following coding sequences are from one Paenibacillus sp. FSL R5-0912 window:
- a CDS encoding AraC family transcriptional regulator, with translation MLPFSLIEMPRDLNAFPLYPYSVGRHIQYHHVRPAGFPVHQIFLIRSGSGRFRDLENGTETVLTPGMAYAFPPDRGHEYYPLSHEPWHVGFIGFHGSQSATVLEGLGLLPSALFHPERFEDCWDMIGGIWHTVNGNSTGRQEEQSMQDLSVTLYRLLLMLRRSECSAGTATRLENENVRNEALNKAVSLINEHFTEPLLITNLAAAVGYSVQHFQRLFLQEYGVTPHKYLQNLRLQRALQMITEDPERPVQDIALNLGMDTNYFIRVFRKAHGVTPGVMRSRLHGSDE, from the coding sequence ATGCTCCCCTTCTCCCTGATCGAAATGCCGCGCGACCTGAATGCGTTCCCCTTATACCCTTATTCGGTCGGCCGCCATATCCAGTATCACCATGTGCGTCCGGCCGGATTCCCGGTGCATCAGATATTCCTGATCCGCAGCGGTAGCGGACGGTTCCGCGACCTTGAGAACGGCACTGAGACGGTGCTGACACCGGGAATGGCCTATGCTTTTCCACCCGACCGCGGGCACGAGTATTATCCGTTGTCACATGAGCCGTGGCATGTAGGTTTCATCGGCTTCCATGGAAGCCAGTCAGCAACTGTGCTGGAGGGACTCGGCCTGCTGCCGTCTGCGCTGTTCCATCCTGAACGATTCGAGGATTGCTGGGATATGATCGGCGGAATCTGGCATACGGTAAACGGAAACAGCACCGGCCGCCAGGAGGAGCAGTCGATGCAGGATCTGTCGGTAACCCTCTACAGGCTGCTGCTGATGCTGCGCAGGAGCGAATGCTCCGCCGGTACAGCGACCCGCCTGGAGAACGAAAATGTACGCAACGAAGCTCTGAATAAAGCCGTCAGCCTGATCAACGAGCATTTCACGGAGCCGCTGCTGATTACGAATCTGGCCGCTGCCGTCGGTTATTCTGTCCAGCATTTCCAGCGTCTGTTCCTGCAGGAATACGGCGTGACTCCGCATAAATATCTGCAGAACCTGCGGCTGCAGCGCGCGCTGCAGATGATCACCGAGGACCCTGAGCGTCCTGTGCAGGATATCGCCCTCAACCTTGGCATGGACACCAATTATTTCATCCGCGTCTTCCGCAAGGCGCACGGAGTGACTCCGGGGGTGATGCGGAGCAGGCTGCACGGGAGTGACGAGTGA
- a CDS encoding ABC transporter ATP-binding protein, whose amino-acid sequence MNSRATWKRLFRYTSQYRKITIGAVICAILSVISSLIGPLLIGRAVDRMIGPDQVDFPGILRLLLILGAIYLIGSFFGWLLTYYTNKLAYRTVYDLRRELFDKLDALPLKFHDNHPQGDSISRFVNDMDAVSDGLLQGFSTLLTGIVTIAGAIGLMLYISPVMTLVVLLSAPATFFVARFITMRSQQMFREQAKILGGLNGYVEELVGGQKVVQAYHYEDRSFAGFAERNNELYKTGIKSQFYGSLSNPTTRLVNNITFSVIAMIGSALVIGGHFSVGDLSSFLIYSNLFAKPFNEITGVITQLQSATASAQRIFTILDLPQETPDAPGAVVMKGSQGTITFDKVSFAYTPERPLIRNFSLEVKPGTRVAIVGQTGAGKTTLVNLLMRFYEVDSGTIRIDGTDITSITRDSLRRNFGMVLQDTWLYGGSIRDNIAYGKPEATEAEVIAAAKAANAHSFIKRLPEGYNTKISGSGDNLSQGQKQLLTIARVMLVDPPMLILDEATSSIDTLTEVRIQKAFLAMISGRTSFVIAHRLSTIRESDLILFMKDGDIVESGTHEELVESGGYYARLYNSQFTAV is encoded by the coding sequence ATGAATAGCAGGGCGACCTGGAAACGGCTGTTTAGATATACAAGCCAATACCGGAAGATTACTATCGGGGCAGTCATCTGCGCCATTCTGAGTGTGATTTCCAGCCTGATCGGACCGCTGCTGATCGGCCGCGCGGTTGACCGTATGATCGGGCCGGATCAGGTGGACTTCCCGGGGATTTTACGCCTGCTGCTGATCCTGGGAGCCATATATCTGATTGGCAGCTTCTTCGGCTGGCTGCTCACTTACTATACGAACAAGCTGGCCTACCGGACAGTTTACGATCTCCGCCGCGAGCTGTTTGACAAGCTGGACGCACTGCCGCTGAAGTTTCATGATAATCATCCGCAAGGCGACAGCATCAGCCGGTTCGTGAACGATATGGATGCTGTCTCTGACGGGCTGCTGCAGGGCTTCTCCACGCTGCTGACGGGGATTGTGACCATTGCCGGGGCTATCGGGCTAATGCTCTATATCAGCCCTGTGATGACGCTGGTGGTGCTGTTGTCTGCACCGGCGACCTTCTTCGTCGCCCGTTTCATTACAATGCGTTCACAGCAGATGTTCCGGGAGCAGGCCAAAATCCTCGGCGGGCTGAACGGTTATGTGGAAGAACTCGTCGGCGGACAAAAGGTAGTGCAGGCCTATCACTACGAGGACCGCTCTTTTGCAGGCTTCGCTGAGCGCAATAATGAGCTGTACAAGACAGGGATCAAATCACAGTTCTACGGCTCTCTGTCTAATCCGACTACACGTCTGGTGAACAACATCACCTTCTCGGTGATCGCGATGATCGGCAGTGCACTTGTGATCGGCGGACACTTCTCCGTCGGGGATCTGTCCAGCTTCCTGATCTACTCGAATCTGTTCGCGAAGCCGTTCAATGAGATTACAGGTGTCATTACCCAGCTGCAGTCGGCGACGGCATCGGCGCAGCGTATTTTCACCATTCTGGATCTGCCGCAGGAGACTCCGGATGCTCCGGGTGCTGTAGTGATGAAGGGAAGCCAGGGTACCATTACCTTCGACAAAGTGAGCTTTGCTTATACCCCGGAACGGCCGCTGATCAGGAACTTCAGTCTGGAAGTGAAGCCGGGCACGCGCGTGGCGATTGTCGGCCAGACCGGAGCGGGGAAGACCACACTGGTGAACCTGCTGATGCGCTTCTATGAAGTCGACAGCGGCACCATCCGGATTGATGGTACGGACATTACTTCGATTACCCGGGACAGTCTGCGGCGTAACTTCGGGATGGTGCTGCAGGATACCTGGCTGTACGGAGGTTCGATCCGCGATAATATCGCTTACGGTAAGCCGGAAGCAACGGAAGCGGAGGTCATTGCCGCCGCCAAAGCCGCGAATGCACACAGCTTCATCAAACGGCTGCCCGAGGGCTATAATACGAAAATAAGCGGCTCGGGAGATAATCTCTCTCAAGGCCAGAAGCAGCTGCTTACCATCGCCCGTGTGATGCTCGTCGATCCGCCGATGCTTATTCTGGATGAGGCTACGAGCAGTATTGATACGCTGACGGAGGTGCGGATTCAGAAGGCTTTTCTGGCGATGATCTCCGGCCGTACCAGCTTCGTGATTGCCCACCGGCTGTCCACGATCCGTGAGTCGGACCTGATTCTGTTCATGAAGGACGGCGACATTGTCGAGAGCGGAACGCATGAGGAGCTGGTGGAGAGCGGGGGCTATTACGCCCGTTTGTACAATAGCCAGTTTACGGCGGTTTAG
- a CDS encoding IS4 family transposase, giving the protein MNKYTPFLAVFKQVLTPEEVQMVTGQTEDYVDRGTKMTVGLLLDYFVQACYHKWDGFRQSARLGPRFDLPEIHYSTLSGKAGEVPYEIFKRIFQLLVTKCNRQTRRHLNLPKDLLLIDSTTVTAANSRMPWASYKKFRGGIKLHVALSHGQRSPLNVKESIAKRNDAPFGEVLADTDYILVQDRAYGKISRLDQYVLQGQSFVIRLKDNLHLVKPRELQRPAEGETKIVRDITCYIGQGKCQSAQRHRVVEFENDRGEVVRVVTDLRKESAHVIAEIYKARWEIEVFFRWIKQHLNVPCLFGTTENAVYSQLFVALAVYVLLKRVYDEIHPNVPAFAQLTLWEFMQHWRIFSLPLEWQVQLSLLRNKGVLGIISIP; this is encoded by the coding sequence ATGAATAAATATACCCCATTTTTAGCCGTTTTCAAACAAGTGTTAACACCGGAAGAAGTCCAAATGGTGACCGGACAAACCGAGGACTACGTGGATAGAGGAACCAAAATGACCGTCGGGTTGCTGCTCGATTACTTTGTCCAAGCCTGCTACCACAAATGGGACGGATTCCGGCAGAGTGCCCGCTTAGGCCCACGCTTTGACTTGCCAGAAATTCATTACTCCACCCTTTCCGGCAAGGCCGGTGAAGTCCCTTACGAAATCTTCAAACGTATCTTTCAACTGCTCGTCACGAAATGTAACCGCCAAACCCGGCGGCATTTGAACCTTCCTAAAGATCTTTTGCTGATTGACTCGACTACGGTCACGGCAGCGAACTCTCGAATGCCTTGGGCCTCGTACAAAAAATTCAGAGGGGGTATTAAGCTGCATGTTGCTCTTTCGCATGGCCAGCGTTCACCCCTGAACGTGAAGGAATCGATCGCGAAGCGCAATGACGCTCCGTTTGGAGAAGTCTTGGCAGATACGGACTACATTTTGGTACAGGATCGGGCGTATGGAAAAATCAGCAGATTGGATCAATATGTGCTCCAGGGCCAGTCGTTTGTGATTCGGCTCAAAGACAATCTCCATTTGGTGAAGCCAAGAGAACTCCAGCGACCCGCAGAGGGAGAAACGAAAATTGTTCGTGATATTACTTGTTATATCGGTCAAGGGAAGTGCCAATCTGCTCAGCGCCACCGGGTCGTAGAATTTGAAAATGACCGGGGTGAAGTCGTACGGGTCGTGACCGATTTGAGAAAAGAGTCCGCTCATGTGATCGCTGAAATCTACAAGGCACGCTGGGAAATTGAAGTCTTTTTCCGCTGGATTAAACAGCATCTGAACGTGCCATGTCTATTTGGAACCACCGAAAATGCGGTATACAGCCAATTGTTTGTGGCCCTTGCTGTCTATGTGCTTCTGAAACGCGTTTATGATGAAATTCACCCCAACGTGCCTGCCTTTGCTCAACTGACCCTTTGGGAATTTATGCAGCATTGGCGTATATTTAGTCTTCCGCTGGAGTGGCAGGTTCAACTTAGTCTGCTCAGGAACAAAGGGGTTTTGGGGATTATATCCATCCCATAA
- a CDS encoding histidine phosphatase family protein, with the protein MAKIGLIRHGITEWNIAGRAQGLSDIPLNGEGREQALRLAGRLSKEPWDLMISSHLCRARETAEIIAAASGIEEHLIDERICEMDCGQLEGLNEAEWLGRWGPDWRSLELGMEKAEDVSRRGKLVLEELYTRYGDKKILVVSHGALIGLTLQHLLPQVHHYLHKECFANPAHQNQ; encoded by the coding sequence GTGGCAAAAATCGGTTTAATCAGGCATGGGATCACAGAATGGAATATCGCAGGAAGGGCTCAGGGACTGTCGGATATCCCGCTTAACGGGGAAGGCAGAGAGCAGGCGCTTAGACTTGCCGGACGGCTGAGTAAAGAACCGTGGGACCTCATGATTTCCAGCCATTTGTGCCGGGCTAGGGAGACTGCAGAGATTATTGCTGCAGCCTCAGGGATTGAGGAGCACCTGATTGACGAACGGATATGTGAAATGGATTGCGGACAGCTGGAAGGGCTGAATGAGGCAGAATGGCTCGGAAGATGGGGGCCGGACTGGCGCAGCCTGGAGCTCGGGATGGAGAAGGCAGAGGATGTATCACGCAGAGGAAAGCTTGTTCTAGAGGAGCTGTATACCCGCTATGGTGACAAAAAAATACTGGTTGTCAGCCACGGTGCCTTAATCGGCTTGACGCTCCAGCACCTGCTGCCGCAAGTTCACCACTACTTACATAAAGAATGCTTCGCTAACCCTGCTCACCAAAATCAATAA